One Bombus fervidus isolate BK054 chromosome 5, iyBomFerv1, whole genome shotgun sequence DNA window includes the following coding sequences:
- the Zmynd8 gene encoding zinc finger MYND-type containing 8 isoform X1, whose amino-acid sequence MTSVEAQKDLTDSSYLQNSITNESQEENSQSTNVQKEHNLIDNINKETNKVAITDTKDDIKDAQDITNSDQKESKNEEVIILENIKKEVKCNINKIERRQNTGKLDTISSVSDNDSKSSKNENVKETVFKSGNNLKRTRRNVNTQETDVSLDENNLRNKRRKRNINDKFCWRCHKESVEAHCSACPRSWHRKCIGMQQSIIQNWICGECAAILQAENAETRSTAMAQLSVDQLCLLLKHVVDIMREYPGSEPFWKPVELSEAPNYLDYVVKPMDLSLLESNVRAKLYGSTDAFMADAKWIQHNCIVFNTCGGVYTDTSKLTNAAKQIIKLARQEVSEIEACPDCYAHGRNLPRPQPAWFIEPCRRPHPLVWAKLKGFPFWPAKAMPRINSQGFIDVRFFGEHDRAWVPPRDLYLYSENPPAPLPRKRKLDMVECVKEITRHCRKLELVFGQFTFAPPKVQYNPHDPMQIKLLLPNYDPLHSNNCTSPQLLLPKKTSLLKKRIHVKNNLQTNSEKADNSDTENKISNEFNVTNKGSKIENKSFKAVQESDNFHKTETVTITSNNLNEPRERKRKVNAEPEKNMSAKFEVVMKEDINTPSTSKTNTNNVNNEKCVSNPVKYDAKTPNSIMLKQDINPENATNNNAKSLENSLQQETKSLKKHIAKDIHISKKRIPFKVSIIKRTAGQNVNLQKNNFRNHENTEKVYKPKTRIVDKMNAEKALKFITMEQNQNMVESTILIKRQNDSMTLKEDSKSDNNSNLTASSISVQTNKTSLDVDINGDIDINRKNATDQPVGLLFIVNDDKSNITKKCTEETIENEKKSDISAHVQQISRDSLRVKEQQVKENKARKSFPNKPRNYPQHIPRSSTNTLSSEIESTIHTPTQAENEYQMLPPEAGPISARLYHDAQDLATKMAKLMEEAYKEAAHENQNCENRNMSENHQASVHFLRLQIERMRWQHQQQLTELKHNTDRILREMKASLEAERLRAVEETRREAEEGMLRCIEEIKRKQWCAMCGREALFYCCWNTAYCDYPCQQSHWSVHMRTCAQQPSFTTIITSSTANSNQQQNHNIKINRLTNKTYKLPYDKQNEIS is encoded by the exons ATGACATCGGTAGAGGCGCAGAAAGATCTTACAGATTCCTCGTATCTACAAAATTCAATTACAAATGAATCACAAGAAGAAAATTCACAATCAACAAATGTCCAAAAAGAACATAATCTAATTGATAACATTAACAAGGAAACAAATAAAGTTGCCATTACGGATACAAAGGATGACATTAAAGATGCACAGGATATTACAAATTCTGATCAAAAGGAAAGTAAAAATGAGGAAGTGATCATTTTAGAAAACATTAAGAAAGAAgtgaaatgtaatataaataaaatagaacgtAGGCAGAATACAGGGAAGTTGGATAcaatttcttctgtttctgaCAATGACTCTAAGTcaagtaaaaatgaaaatgtaaaagaaactGTGTTTAAAAgtggaaataatttaaaaaggacACGACGAAACGTTAA TACACAAGAGACGGATGTTTCCTTAGACGAAAATAATTTGAGAAATaagcgaagaaagagaaatataaatgataaattttgttGGCGATGTCACAAGGAATCTGTAGAAGCACATTGCAGTGCTTGCCCTAGATCATGGCATCGAAAATGTATAGGAATGCAACAGTCGATTATCCAAAATTGGATATGTGGGGAATGTGCAGCTATTTTACAGGCAGAAAATGCAGAAACACGTTCTACAGCTATGGCACAACTATCTGTTGACCAATTATGTTTATTACTGAAACATGTAGTCGACATAATGAGAGAATATCCTGGT TCAGAGCCATTTTGGAAACCAGTGGAACTTTCTGAGGCTCcaaattatttagattatgTGGTAAAGCCAATGGATCTGAGCCTTTTAGAATCGAATGTTCGGGCTAAATTATATGGTAGTACAGATGCATTCATGGCTGATGCCAAGTGGATACAACACAACTGTATTGTATTTAACACAT gTGGTGGTGTATACACAGATACATCTAAATTAACGAATGCCGCGAAACAGATTATTAAATTGGCACGTCAGGAAGTATCAGAAATTGAAGCATGCCCTGACTGTTATGCTCATGGCAGAAACTTACCAAGACCACAACCAGCATGGTTTATTGAACCCTGTCGTCGTCCTCATCCACTTGTGTGGGCGAAGTTGAAAGGCTTCCCATTTTGGCCTGCTAAAGCTATGCCTCGAATCAATTCTCAAGGTTTTATTGATGTGCGATTTTTTGGGGAACACGATCGAGCATGGGTTCCTCCGCGAGATTTGTATCTATATTCCGAAAACCCACCTGCTCCATTACCGAGGAAGAGAAAATTAGATATGGTAGAGTGTGTTAAGGAAATTACTCGTCATTGTCGGAAGCTAGAACTTGTGTTTGGCCAATTTACATTTGCGCCTCCCAAAGTGCAATATAATCCGCATGATCcaatgcaaataaaattactgTTACCAAATTATGATCCTCTTCATTCTAATAATTGTACATCACCGCAACTCTTGCTTCCCAAAAAGACGTCGCTTCTTAAAAAGCGGATtcatgtaaaaaataatttgcaaaCAAACTCGGAAAAAGCAGACAATTCCGatactgaaaataaaatatcaaatgaaTTTAACGTAACTAACAAAGGaagcaaaattgaaaataaatcatttaaagCAGTACAAGAATCTGATAACTTTCACAAAACCGAAACGGTTACGATTACAAgcaataatttaaatgaaccaagagaaagaaaaaggaaagtgaATGCGGAACCTGAGAAGAATATGTCAGCAAAGTTCGAGGTGGTTATGAAAGAAGATATAAATACGCCAAGTACAAGTAAAACTAAtacaaataatgtaaataatgaGAAATGTGTCAGTAATCCAGTAAAATACGACGCGAAAACACCAAATTCTATAATGTTGAAACAAGATATTAATCCTGAAAATGCAACAAACAATAATGCAAAATCTTTGGAGAATTCATTACAACAAGAGACAAAATCCCTGAAAAAGCATATAGCAAAAGACATTCACATATCCAAAAAACGAATTCCCTTCAAAGTGAGCATTATTAAAAGAACTGCCGgtcaaaatgtaaatttacagaagaataattttagaaaccATGAAAACACAGAAAAAGTTTACAAGCCAAAGACTAGAATAGTGGATAAAATGAACGCTGAGAaagctttaaaatttattacaatggaACAAAATCAGAATATGGTAGAATCGACAATTTTGATTAAACGCCAGAATGATTCAATGACATTGAAAGAGGACTCTAAAAgtgataataatagtaatttaaCAGCATCGTCTATTTCAGTACAAACTAATAAAACATCACTTGATGTTGATATTAATGGCGATATTGacattaatagaaaaaatgcTACAGATCAACCTGTCGGGTTACTTTTCATAGTAAATGATGATAAATCTAATATCACGAAAAAGTGTACTGAGGAAACTAtcgagaatgaaaaaaagagtGATATTTCGGCTCATGTACAACAAATTTCCAGAGATTCGTTGAGAGTAAAAGAACAACAAGTAAAGGAAAATAAAGCTAGAAAATCATTTCCTAATAAACCTCGTAATTACCCGCAACATATTCCTCGTTCATCGACAAATACATTATCCAGTGAGATCGAATCTACTATTCATACGCCTACTCAGGCTGAAAATGAATATCAAATGTTGCCCCCAGAAGCAGGTCCTATTAGTGCTCGTTTATATCACGATGCTCAAGATTTAGCTACAAAAATGGCTAAATTAATGGAAGAGGCATATAAGGAAGCAGCGCATGAGAATCAAAATTGTGAAAATCGCAATATGTCCGAAAATCATCAAGCGTCAGTTCATTTTTTAAGATTACAGATAGAACGAATGAGGTGGCAACACCAACAACAATTAACAGAATTAAAACACAACACTG ACAGAATATTAAGAGAAATGAAGGCAAGCTTAGAAGCTGAACGATTACGTGCTGTCGAGGAAACTCGTAGAGAAGCCGAAGAGGGGATGTTACGTTGTATTGAAGAAATCAAACGTAAACAATGGTGTGCAATGTGTGGCAGAGAAGCATTATTTTACTGCTGTTGGAATACTGCATACTGTGATTATCCTTGCCAACAATCACATTGGTCAGTGCATATGAGAACATGTGCTCAACAACCTTCGTTCACTACTATTATTACTAGTTCTACTGCAAATTCAAATCAGCAACAG AAtcataatatcaaaataaacCGACTTACTAATAAGACATACAAATTGCCTTATGACAAACAGAATGAGATATCatga
- the Zmynd8 gene encoding zinc finger MYND-type containing 8 isoform X2, whose product MTSVEAQKDLTDSSYLQNSITNESQEENSQSTNVQKEHNLIDNINKETNKVAITDTKDDIKDAQDITNSDQKESKNEEVIILENIKKEVKCNINKIERRQNTGKLDTISSVSDNDSKSSKNENVKETVFKSGNNLKRTRRNVNTQETDVSLDENNLRNKRRKRNINDKFCWRCHKESVEAHCSACPRSWHRKCIGMQQSIIQNWICGECAAILQAENAETRSTAMAQLSVDQLCLLLKHVVDIMREYPGSEPFWKPVELSEAPNYLDYVVKPMDLSLLESNVRAKLYGSTDAFMADAKWIQHNCIVFNTCGGVYTDTSKLTNAAKQIIKLARQEVSEIEACPDCYAHGRNLPRPQPAWFIEPCRRPHPLVWAKLKGFPFWPAKAMPRINSQGFIDVRFFGEHDRAWVPPRDLYLYSENPPAPLPRKRKLDMVECVKEITRHCRKLELVFGQFTFAPPKVQYNPHDPMQIKLLLPNYDPLHSNNCTSPQLLLPKKTSLLKKRIHVKNNLQTNSEKADNSDTENKISNEFNVTNKGSKIENKSFKAVQESDNFHKTETVTITSNNLNEPRERKRKVNAEPEKNMSAKFEVVMKEDINTPSTSKTNTNNVNNEKCVSNPVKYDAKTPNSIMLKQDINPENATNNNAKSLENSLQQETKSLKKHIAKDIHISKKRIPFKVSIIKRTAGQNVNLQKNNFRNHENTEKVYKPKTRIVDKMNAEKALKFITMEQNQNMVESTILIKRQNDSMTLKEDSKSDNNSNLTASSISVQTNKTSLDVDINGDIDINRKNATDQPVGLLFIVNDDKSNITKKCTEETIENEKKSDISAHVQQISRDSLRVKEQQVKENKARKSFPNKPRNYPQHIPRSSTNTLSSEIESTIHTPTQAENEYQMLPPEAGPISARLYHDAQDLATKMAKLMEEAYKEAAHENQNCENRNMSENHQASVHFLRLQIERMRWQHQQQLTELKHNTDRILREMKASLEAERLRAVEETRREAEEGMLRCIEEIKRKQWCAMCGREALFYCCWNTAYCDYPCQQSHWSVHMRTCAQQPSFTTIITSSTANSNQQQVMPRLIINAQHMASNMWRA is encoded by the exons ATGACATCGGTAGAGGCGCAGAAAGATCTTACAGATTCCTCGTATCTACAAAATTCAATTACAAATGAATCACAAGAAGAAAATTCACAATCAACAAATGTCCAAAAAGAACATAATCTAATTGATAACATTAACAAGGAAACAAATAAAGTTGCCATTACGGATACAAAGGATGACATTAAAGATGCACAGGATATTACAAATTCTGATCAAAAGGAAAGTAAAAATGAGGAAGTGATCATTTTAGAAAACATTAAGAAAGAAgtgaaatgtaatataaataaaatagaacgtAGGCAGAATACAGGGAAGTTGGATAcaatttcttctgtttctgaCAATGACTCTAAGTcaagtaaaaatgaaaatgtaaaagaaactGTGTTTAAAAgtggaaataatttaaaaaggacACGACGAAACGTTAA TACACAAGAGACGGATGTTTCCTTAGACGAAAATAATTTGAGAAATaagcgaagaaagagaaatataaatgataaattttgttGGCGATGTCACAAGGAATCTGTAGAAGCACATTGCAGTGCTTGCCCTAGATCATGGCATCGAAAATGTATAGGAATGCAACAGTCGATTATCCAAAATTGGATATGTGGGGAATGTGCAGCTATTTTACAGGCAGAAAATGCAGAAACACGTTCTACAGCTATGGCACAACTATCTGTTGACCAATTATGTTTATTACTGAAACATGTAGTCGACATAATGAGAGAATATCCTGGT TCAGAGCCATTTTGGAAACCAGTGGAACTTTCTGAGGCTCcaaattatttagattatgTGGTAAAGCCAATGGATCTGAGCCTTTTAGAATCGAATGTTCGGGCTAAATTATATGGTAGTACAGATGCATTCATGGCTGATGCCAAGTGGATACAACACAACTGTATTGTATTTAACACAT gTGGTGGTGTATACACAGATACATCTAAATTAACGAATGCCGCGAAACAGATTATTAAATTGGCACGTCAGGAAGTATCAGAAATTGAAGCATGCCCTGACTGTTATGCTCATGGCAGAAACTTACCAAGACCACAACCAGCATGGTTTATTGAACCCTGTCGTCGTCCTCATCCACTTGTGTGGGCGAAGTTGAAAGGCTTCCCATTTTGGCCTGCTAAAGCTATGCCTCGAATCAATTCTCAAGGTTTTATTGATGTGCGATTTTTTGGGGAACACGATCGAGCATGGGTTCCTCCGCGAGATTTGTATCTATATTCCGAAAACCCACCTGCTCCATTACCGAGGAAGAGAAAATTAGATATGGTAGAGTGTGTTAAGGAAATTACTCGTCATTGTCGGAAGCTAGAACTTGTGTTTGGCCAATTTACATTTGCGCCTCCCAAAGTGCAATATAATCCGCATGATCcaatgcaaataaaattactgTTACCAAATTATGATCCTCTTCATTCTAATAATTGTACATCACCGCAACTCTTGCTTCCCAAAAAGACGTCGCTTCTTAAAAAGCGGATtcatgtaaaaaataatttgcaaaCAAACTCGGAAAAAGCAGACAATTCCGatactgaaaataaaatatcaaatgaaTTTAACGTAACTAACAAAGGaagcaaaattgaaaataaatcatttaaagCAGTACAAGAATCTGATAACTTTCACAAAACCGAAACGGTTACGATTACAAgcaataatttaaatgaaccaagagaaagaaaaaggaaagtgaATGCGGAACCTGAGAAGAATATGTCAGCAAAGTTCGAGGTGGTTATGAAAGAAGATATAAATACGCCAAGTACAAGTAAAACTAAtacaaataatgtaaataatgaGAAATGTGTCAGTAATCCAGTAAAATACGACGCGAAAACACCAAATTCTATAATGTTGAAACAAGATATTAATCCTGAAAATGCAACAAACAATAATGCAAAATCTTTGGAGAATTCATTACAACAAGAGACAAAATCCCTGAAAAAGCATATAGCAAAAGACATTCACATATCCAAAAAACGAATTCCCTTCAAAGTGAGCATTATTAAAAGAACTGCCGgtcaaaatgtaaatttacagaagaataattttagaaaccATGAAAACACAGAAAAAGTTTACAAGCCAAAGACTAGAATAGTGGATAAAATGAACGCTGAGAaagctttaaaatttattacaatggaACAAAATCAGAATATGGTAGAATCGACAATTTTGATTAAACGCCAGAATGATTCAATGACATTGAAAGAGGACTCTAAAAgtgataataatagtaatttaaCAGCATCGTCTATTTCAGTACAAACTAATAAAACATCACTTGATGTTGATATTAATGGCGATATTGacattaatagaaaaaatgcTACAGATCAACCTGTCGGGTTACTTTTCATAGTAAATGATGATAAATCTAATATCACGAAAAAGTGTACTGAGGAAACTAtcgagaatgaaaaaaagagtGATATTTCGGCTCATGTACAACAAATTTCCAGAGATTCGTTGAGAGTAAAAGAACAACAAGTAAAGGAAAATAAAGCTAGAAAATCATTTCCTAATAAACCTCGTAATTACCCGCAACATATTCCTCGTTCATCGACAAATACATTATCCAGTGAGATCGAATCTACTATTCATACGCCTACTCAGGCTGAAAATGAATATCAAATGTTGCCCCCAGAAGCAGGTCCTATTAGTGCTCGTTTATATCACGATGCTCAAGATTTAGCTACAAAAATGGCTAAATTAATGGAAGAGGCATATAAGGAAGCAGCGCATGAGAATCAAAATTGTGAAAATCGCAATATGTCCGAAAATCATCAAGCGTCAGTTCATTTTTTAAGATTACAGATAGAACGAATGAGGTGGCAACACCAACAACAATTAACAGAATTAAAACACAACACTG ACAGAATATTAAGAGAAATGAAGGCAAGCTTAGAAGCTGAACGATTACGTGCTGTCGAGGAAACTCGTAGAGAAGCCGAAGAGGGGATGTTACGTTGTATTGAAGAAATCAAACGTAAACAATGGTGTGCAATGTGTGGCAGAGAAGCATTATTTTACTGCTGTTGGAATACTGCATACTGTGATTATCCTTGCCAACAATCACATTGGTCAGTGCATATGAGAACATGTGCTCAACAACCTTCGTTCACTACTATTATTACTAGTTCTACTGCAAATTCAAATCAGCAACAGGTGATGCCCAGACTTATAATAAATGCACAGCACATGGCATCAAACATGTGGAGGGCCTAG